In Entelurus aequoreus isolate RoL-2023_Sb linkage group LG02, RoL_Eaeq_v1.1, whole genome shotgun sequence, one genomic interval encodes:
- the LOC133629852 gene encoding LOW QUALITY PROTEIN: pyruvate dehydrogenase phosphatase regulatory subunit, mitochondrial-like (The sequence of the model RefSeq protein was modified relative to this genomic sequence to represent the inferred CDS: deleted 1 base in 1 codon) — translation MATSGDSPQPLPLPAQARVVICGGGVVGTSVAYHLAKLGWTDIVLLEQGRLGAGTTKLCAGIISVAKPISIECQMANYSIALYQQLEEQTGVKTGYVRTGSLCLAQNQDRFISLKRLASRLKVMGISCNVVKPKDVAKLHPKVNIHDLVGALHLPGDAVVSPPDVNHALAVAAAGQGVQILERTSVQQVLVEKGHVTAVETDRGSIECEYFVNCAGQWAYELGQASETKVSVPLHGCEHFYLLTKPLQEAVPADTPVVIDMDGRIYARPWQGGLLSGGFEKNPKPIFTEGRNQLEIQNMQEDWDHFEPMLSALLRRMPSLESAEILQLVNCPESFTPDMRCLMGETPGVSGYYVLAGMNSSGLTFAGGAGKYLAEWMTYGYPTANVWPLDIKRFGNLQSSRTFLRHRVMEVMPLLYELKVPRWDFQTGRQLRTSPLYDRLDTQGARWMEKHGFERPKYFVPPGKDLLSLDQSKTFYKPDWFDIVGAEVKCCKEAVCVIDMSSFTKFELTSSGGEALELLQHLCANDPDVPVGHIVHTGMLNERGGYENDCSVVRISKNSFFIISPTDQQVHCWYWIKKHMPSDPHLHLEDVSWKYTALNLIGPRAMDVLAELSYVSMTPDHFPSMFCKEMSVGYANGIRVMSMTHTGEPGFMLYIPIEYALHVYNEVMSVGQKYGIRTAGYYALRSLRIEKFFAFWGQDLDAFTTPLECGREFRVKFDKDTDFLGRDALLQQRHDGVSRRFVMLVLEDHDTELDLWPWWGEPIYRNGHLAGATTSSAYSYTLERHVCLGFVSPPPGPDGLPTAITPDFINRGDYEVDIAGQRYPAKAKLYPYSSQFTQHKRRKEDLELSNLQGK, via the exons ATGGCCACCAGCGGCGACTCTCCCCAGCCGCTGCCACTGCCCGCTCAG GCCCGGGTGGTGATCTGCGGAGGAGGGGTGGTGGGCACCTCGGTGGCGTATCACCTGGCCAAGCTGGGCTGGACCGACATCGTCCTACTGGAACAGGGACG ACTGGGCGCCGGGACAACCAAACTATGCGCTGGCATCATCAGCGTGGCCAAGCCGATCTCCATCGAGTGCCAGATGGCAAATTACTCCATCGCTCTGTACCAGCAGCTGGAGGAGCAGACGGGCGTCAAAACAG GCTACGTGAGGACGGGCTCTTTGTGCTTGGCTCAAAATCAGGATCGCTTCATCTCGCTGAAGCGCCTCGCGTCAAGACTCAA AGTGATGGGGATCAGCTGTAATGTTGTCAAGCCTAAAGACGTGGCCAAGCTCCACCCGAAAGTCAACATCCACGACCTGGTGGGGGCGCTCCATCTGCCCGGGGACGCCGTGGTGTCGCCGCCGGACGTCAACCACGCGCTGGCCGTGGCAGCGGCCGGACAAG GCGTGCAGATCTTGGAGCGAACCAGCGTTCAACAAGTCCTGGTGGAGAAGGGTCACGTGACAGCTGTGGAGACGGATCGCGGCTCCATTGAGTGTGAATATTTTGTCAACTGCGCCGGACAG TGGGCGTACGAGCTGGGCCAGGCAAGCGAGACCAAAGTGTCGGTTCCCCTGCACGGCTGCGAACACTTCTACCTCCTCACCAAACCTCTCCAAGAGGCGGTCCCGGCCGACACGCCAG TGGTGATCGACATGGACGGCAGGATCTACGCTCGGCCGTGGCAGGGAGGCCTGCTGTCGGGGGGCTTTGAGAAGAACCCCAAGCCTATCTTCACGGAGGGCCGCAACCAGCTGGAGATCCAGAACATGCAGGAGGACTGGGACCACTTTG AGCCGATGCTCAGCGCGCTGCTGAGGAGAATGCCGAGCCTCGAGTCCGCCGAGATCCTGCAGCTGGTCAACTGCCCCGAGTCCTTCACACCGGACATGCGCTGTCTGATGGGGGAGACGCCGGGGGTGTCCGGCTACTACGTGCTGGCCGGGATGAACTCTTCCGGACTAACCTTTGCTGGCGGCGCTGGCAA GTACCTGGCCGAGTGGATGACCTACGGTTACCCCACCGCCAACGTCTGGCCGCTGGACATCAAACGCTTCGGCAACCTGCAGAGCAGCCGCACGTTCCTGCGCCACCGAGTCATGGAAGTCATGC CTCTGTTGTACGAATTGAAGGTCCCTCGCTGGGACTTCCAGACGGGGCGCCAGCTGAGGACCAGTCCGCTGTACGACCGACTGGACACGCAGGGGGCCCGCTGGATGGAGAAACACGGCTTTGAAAGGCCCAAATATTTTGTTCCTCCAGGGAAAG ATCTTCTGTCCCTGGACCAGAGCAAAACCTTCTACAAGCCCGACTGGTTCGACATCGTCGGCGCCGAGGTGAAGTGCTGCAAGGAGGCGGTCTGCGTCATCGACATGTCGTCCTTCACCAAGTTCGAACTGACC TCCTCCGGCGGCGAGGCCCTGGAGCTGCTGCAGCACCTGTGCGCCAACGACCCGGACGTCCCGGTGGGCCACATCGTCCACACGGGCATGCTGAACGAGCGCGGCGGCTACGAGAACGACTGCAGCGTGGTGCGCATCAGCAAGAACAG CTTCTTCATCATCTCCCCGACGGACCAGCAGGTGCACTGTTGGTACTGGATCAAGAAGCACATGCCCAGCGACCCACACCTCCACCTGGAGGACGTCAGCTGGAAGTACACCG CCCTGAATCTGATCGGACCTCGTGCCATGGACGTCCTGGCGGAGCTTTCCTACGTCTCCATGACGCCGGACCACTTTCCGTCCATGTTCTGCAAG GAAATGAGCGTGGGCTACGCTAACGGCATCCGAGTGATGAGCATGACGCACACGGGCGAGCCGGGCTTCATGCTCTACATCCCCATCGAG TACGCGTTGCACGTGTACAACGAGGTCATGTCGGTGGGGCAGAAGTACGGCATCCGCACCGCCGGCTATTACGCCCTGCGGAGCCTCCGCATCGAGAAGTTCTTCGCCTTCTGGGGTCAAGACTTGGACGCCTTCACCACGCCGCTGGAGTGCGGACGCGAGTTCAGGGTCAAGTTTGATAAG GACACGGACTTCCTGGGCCGCGACGCTCTGCTGCAGCAGCGCCACGACGGCGTCTCGCGCCGCTTCGTCATGCTGGTGCTGGAGGACCACGACACGGAGCTGGACCTGTGGCCCTGGTGGGGCGAGCCCATCTACCGCAACGGCCACCTGGCGGGCGCCACCACCAGCAGCGCCTACAGCTACACGCTGGAGCGCCACGTCTGCCTGGGCTTCGTGTCGCCGCCGCCGGGCCCCGACGGCCTCCCCACCGCCATCACGCCGGACTTCATCAACCGCGGCGACTACGAGGTGGACATCGCCGGCCAGCGCTACCCGGCCAAAGCCAAACTCTACCCCTACAGCTCGCAGTTCACGCAGCACAAGAGGCGCAAGGAGGACCTGGAGCTCAGCAACCTGCAGGGCAAGTGA